From the genome of Prevotella herbatica, one region includes:
- a CDS encoding DUF3575 domain-containing protein produces MSKLKFHSTKCRMSDIILKLFLLLLVSMSSLRLHAQHVALKSNLLYDALCIPSLGAEVRLDSTLTLSASSTYCPISYGSDRKWKNWSVQYEARHWFRKSFNGPYIGAFGIHGGFNLSRLPFFHLSHHRAEGNFNGAGLTFGWHKILSPHWGIDTSLSAGYLHLRYRHYREGTYGYLEYTKGRNYVGPVSLSVSLVYIIR; encoded by the coding sequence ATGAGTAAATTAAAATTTCATAGTACGAAATGTAGGATGAGTGATATTATATTAAAGTTATTTTTGCTTTTATTGGTATCTATGTCATCCTTGCGCCTTCATGCGCAGCATGTAGCGCTGAAATCCAATCTGCTCTATGATGCATTATGTATTCCATCTCTGGGTGCTGAGGTCCGCCTTGACAGTACCCTTACCCTGAGCGCTTCCTCTACCTACTGCCCGATATCTTACGGCAGTGACCGTAAATGGAAGAACTGGTCAGTTCAGTACGAAGCCCGTCACTGGTTCCGTAAGTCCTTCAATGGTCCCTATATTGGAGCCTTCGGCATTCACGGAGGTTTCAACTTAAGCCGACTTCCCTTTTTTCATCTTTCCCATCACCGTGCTGAAGGCAACTTTAACGGTGCCGGACTTACTTTTGGCTGGCATAAGATTCTCTCTCCCCACTGGGGCATAGACACATCTCTTTCTGCTGGTTACCTGCATCTGCGCTATCGTCACTACCGTGAGGGAACTTATGGCTACCTTGAATATACAAAGGGTAGGAACTATGTAGGTCCTGTCTCCCTTTCGGTATCACTGGTGTATATAATAAGATAA
- a CDS encoding heavy-metal-associated domain-containing protein, translated as MKKYILLFALMLASVAGFAKDIKTVVVTTTPQMHCANCENKIKGNLRFEKGVKKIDTSISDQTVTIQYDADKTTPTKLLKGFTKFGYSARVVEKGEKVKKNEKEVCNNM; from the coding sequence ATGAAGAAGTATATTTTATTATTTGCATTAATGCTTGCCTCTGTTGCAGGCTTTGCAAAAGACATTAAGACCGTAGTAGTTACAACAACTCCACAAATGCATTGCGCAAATTGTGAAAACAAGATAAAGGGCAATCTGCGTTTTGAAAAGGGAGTAAAGAAGATCGATACAAGTATTTCTGATCAGACTGTTACTATTCAGTATGATGCAGATAAGACTACGCCGACCAAACTGCTAAAGGGTTTCACTAAATTTGGCTATTCAGCACGTGTTGTTGAAAAAGGGGAGAAGGTGAAAAAGAACGAAAAAGAAGTTTGCAACAACATGTAA
- a CDS encoding tyrosine-type recombinase/integrase encodes MSVTFSSFTQTCIYDLRQEGRFATARLYDISLRSFCKCLGHDVIRFSEINRNSLYLFKRYLIERHYSPNTQSTYMRMLRALYNKAVYAGLAKHVYNLFHDVFTGIDKSHKKAMSPVDLNKLFFGKVSSPALIRAQQIARLMYCLCGIPFVDFQHVGADSVKDGSLNYSRRKTGVCVSIPVNKETVALIEKAAVCPSDMNTEEGYRHYQSLLRKFNASLSRLASKLGIKAHVSSYTIRHSWATTALYCHVPVEVISSALGHADIKTTQIYLKGFNAKEIGLANRKVCRCVENK; translated from the coding sequence ATGTCAGTAACATTCTCATCTTTTACCCAAACCTGTATTTATGACCTTCGGCAAGAGGGTCGTTTTGCAACTGCGCGCCTTTATGACATTTCACTGCGCTCATTCTGTAAATGTCTCGGTCACGATGTCATCCGTTTCAGTGAGATAAACCGTAATTCACTTTATCTGTTTAAGAGGTATCTTATAGAGCGGCATTATTCCCCCAATACTCAGTCCACTTATATGCGCATGCTCCGTGCCTTATATAACAAAGCTGTGTATGCAGGGCTTGCCAAACATGTCTATAACCTGTTTCATGATGTTTTTACGGGCATTGACAAAAGCCATAAGAAGGCGATGTCGCCTGTTGACCTGAATAAACTCTTTTTTGGCAAGGTAAGCAGTCCAGCCCTTATCCGTGCCCAGCAGATAGCCAGGCTGATGTATTGTCTCTGTGGTATTCCCTTCGTTGATTTTCAGCATGTCGGCGCTGACTCTGTCAAGGACGGATCTCTGAACTACAGCCGCCGTAAGACCGGAGTCTGTGTCAGTATTCCTGTCAATAAAGAAACAGTTGCTCTTATAGAGAAAGCGGCAGTATGCCCTTCTGACATGAATACCGAGGAGGGCTATCGCCATTACCAGTCATTGCTTCGCAAGTTCAACGCCAGTCTTTCGCGTCTTGCCAGTAAGCTTGGTATCAAGGCTCATGTGTCTTCCTACACCATCCGCCATTCTTGGGCTACCACAGCTCTGTACTGTCATGTTCCGGTGGAGGTGATCAGTTCCGCTCTCGGTCATGCCGACATCAAGACCACACAGATATATCTCAAGGGCTTCAATGCCAAAGAGATCGGGCTTGCCAACAGAAAGGTATGCAGGTGCGTGGAAAATAAATGA